The following are from one region of the Deltaproteobacteria bacterium HGW-Deltaproteobacteria-6 genome:
- a CDS encoding 4Fe-4S ferredoxin produces MEKRLIKKDALAGIAKKMAGDFLVWAPVKKEDNVLFEPLQKDGEPYFAYLNSKNAPKNVFFPHTEAMMKFTRTEKGMVFSSEENKADQSVLFGVRPCDAHSFALLDKLFDQEKYQDAYYVAKRQNTTVISIACVKPPYATCFCTSVDGAPVSSDGADVLLTDIGSDYLVELVTSKGEKLAKYFGDTKADAAAETRKDEIAAKAADAIKSKIPAHEVKPILDVNFDNPFWNTIHGKCLACGTCTYMCPTCHCFDISDEVKGADGIRLRSWDSCMFPLFTKETSGHNPRPSQKERWRQRTMHKFKYYVDNFNAIACVGCGRCVMSCPVNIDIRKVVEDISKL; encoded by the coding sequence ATGGAAAAACGTTTGATCAAAAAAGATGCACTAGCGGGCATTGCCAAGAAAATGGCCGGAGATTTCCTGGTTTGGGCGCCGGTAAAAAAAGAAGACAACGTTCTTTTTGAACCCCTCCAGAAGGACGGCGAACCATATTTTGCGTATTTGAATTCAAAGAACGCGCCGAAAAATGTTTTTTTCCCGCACACGGAAGCCATGATGAAATTTACCCGCACGGAAAAAGGCATGGTATTTTCGTCAGAGGAGAACAAGGCCGATCAGTCGGTTTTGTTCGGTGTGCGCCCCTGTGATGCACACAGCTTTGCACTGCTGGATAAGCTTTTCGACCAGGAAAAATATCAGGATGCTTATTACGTTGCCAAACGGCAGAACACAACGGTCATATCGATTGCCTGTGTGAAACCGCCTTACGCAACTTGTTTCTGCACATCGGTCGACGGAGCGCCCGTGTCATCCGATGGCGCTGATGTTTTGCTGACGGACATCGGCAGCGACTATCTGGTGGAGCTGGTTACCTCCAAGGGGGAAAAACTGGCCAAGTACTTCGGCGACACCAAAGCCGACGCCGCCGCCGAGACCAGGAAAGATGAAATCGCGGCCAAGGCTGCCGACGCGATAAAATCCAAGATTCCCGCTCACGAAGTCAAGCCGATCCTGGATGTCAATTTCGATAATCCTTTCTGGAACACGATTCATGGCAAGTGCCTGGCTTGCGGAACCTGCACCTATATGTGCCCCACCTGCCATTGCTTTGATATCAGCGATGAAGTCAAAGGTGCGGATGGCATTCGCCTTCGTTCCTGGGATTCCTGCATGTTTCCGCTTTTCACGAAGGAAACATCGGGTCACAATCCCCGTCCTTCCCAGAAGGAAAGATGGCGCCAGCGCACGATGCACAAGTTTAAATATTATGTGGACAACTTCAACGCCATTGCCTGCGTCGGTTGCGGCCGTTGCGTAATGTCTTGTCCCGTGAATATAGACATTCGTAAAGTTGTTGAAGATATTTCAAAATTATAA
- a CDS encoding long-chain fatty acid--CoA ligase, with the protein MQTRPWQKNYDYPVPTTIRFPKFPAQNFLHFAASQYPFKAATDFYGSEMTFTQLRTQMLRLANALVQMGVKKGDRIGLALPNCPQYIIAYYAILSAGGIVVNMNPMYTHDELKFMMENTAVKILVTFDGALPTMRPLAKELDIALIVTRVTDYITGLGVSTAKVLELEEGWHHFSELIEGCANTQLPRIDFIPSDAALIQFTGGTTGLPKGALLTHANVVAATLQSSMWGNHITLCSPPEKRNVLGIIPYFHIYGNTCCMNWGMLNAATQVLVPRFDLDEVLGTIKRVDQITYFPTVPTMITAIINHPKAVEMNLDQRFRFFNSGGAPMPLELIQKVKDLGIFFGEGWGMSETASLGISNPILACRTGSIGVPLMENDVRLVDIENGVDDVKQGEPGEILIKGPSVMQGYWNNPGETKIQLTDGWLHTGDIGQADEDGYIYIVDRKKDMIIAGGFNIYPREVDEVLYQHPKIAEAVTVGVPDTYRGETVKVFVVLKPGQTATEKEISEFCRTKLAAYKVPKLVEFRESIPKSAVGKILRKILRDEEIAKVKK; encoded by the coding sequence TTGCAGACGAGACCCTGGCAGAAAAATTACGATTATCCCGTCCCCACTACCATTCGCTTCCCGAAATTTCCCGCACAGAATTTCCTGCACTTTGCGGCCTCTCAGTACCCTTTTAAAGCAGCTACTGATTTTTACGGTTCGGAAATGACCTTTACGCAATTGCGCACACAGATGCTGCGCCTGGCCAATGCACTCGTGCAAATGGGCGTTAAAAAAGGTGATCGCATCGGCCTGGCACTGCCCAATTGCCCTCAGTATATCATCGCCTACTACGCCATTTTATCAGCGGGCGGAATTGTCGTGAATATGAATCCCATGTATACGCATGACGAACTCAAGTTCATGATGGAAAACACGGCTGTTAAAATACTGGTCACCTTCGACGGTGCTTTACCCACCATGCGGCCGCTGGCTAAAGAACTGGACATCGCGCTGATCGTAACACGGGTAACGGACTACATCACCGGCTTGGGCGTCAGCACAGCTAAAGTACTGGAGCTTGAAGAGGGTTGGCATCATTTTTCAGAACTCATCGAAGGCTGCGCCAATACGCAGCTCCCCCGCATTGACTTTATTCCATCCGATGCCGCCCTCATTCAGTTCACCGGCGGCACGACCGGTCTGCCCAAGGGCGCGCTGCTCACCCATGCCAACGTTGTCGCGGCGACCTTGCAGAGTTCCATGTGGGGCAATCACATCACGCTTTGTTCGCCTCCTGAAAAGCGCAACGTCCTCGGCATCATTCCCTACTTTCACATCTACGGCAATACCTGCTGCATGAACTGGGGCATGCTCAACGCAGCCACGCAGGTGCTGGTGCCCCGTTTTGATCTTGATGAGGTATTGGGAACCATCAAACGCGTCGATCAGATCACTTATTTTCCGACGGTTCCCACCATGATTACGGCTATTATCAATCATCCCAAAGCAGTAGAAATGAACCTCGACCAGCGGTTTCGTTTCTTTAATTCCGGGGGCGCGCCCATGCCCCTGGAACTCATTCAGAAAGTGAAGGACTTAGGTATTTTCTTTGGTGAGGGTTGGGGCATGAGCGAAACCGCGTCGCTGGGCATCTCGAATCCGATTCTTGCCTGCCGGACCGGATCGATCGGCGTTCCTCTGATGGAAAACGACGTTCGTCTGGTTGATATAGAAAATGGCGTTGATGACGTCAAACAAGGCGAACCGGGTGAAATCCTCATCAAAGGCCCCTCGGTTATGCAGGGCTACTGGAACAACCCGGGAGAAACCAAAATCCAGCTCACTGACGGCTGGCTGCACACCGGTGACATCGGACAGGCCGATGAAGACGGATATATTTATATCGTGGATCGCAAGAAGGACATGATCATTGCCGGCGGATTCAATATTTATCCCCGCGAAGTGGACGAGGTCCTCTATCAGCATCCCAAAATTGCCGAAGCGGTGACAGTGGGCGTGCCGGATACTTACCGGGGTGAAACCGTAAAAGTCTTTGTAGTGCTCAAACCCGGTCAGACAGCCACGGAAAAAGAGATTTCCGAATTCTGCCGAACCAAGCTTGCCGCTTATAAAGTTCCCAAACTGGTGGAATTCCGGGAGAGCATTCCGAAATCAGCAGTGGGCAAAATTTTACGCAAAATTCTGCGGGATGAGGAAATAGCGAAAGTTAAAAAATAA
- a CDS encoding hydrogenase iron-sulfur subunit: protein MSFEPKILGIACNWCTYTGADLAGTTRLQYPQNLRVVRVMCSSRINPSFIFRAFQLGADGVLVGGCHPGDCHYNTGNLYARRRLAVTKRILEFSGMEPGRFRVEWISASEGNKFAEVVTEFTEQIKNLGPQTKFKISQ, encoded by the coding sequence ATGTCATTTGAACCGAAAATACTGGGTATCGCCTGTAACTGGTGCACTTATACCGGAGCGGATCTGGCCGGAACGACCAGATTGCAGTATCCGCAGAATCTCCGGGTGGTCCGGGTGATGTGCTCGAGCCGAATCAACCCTTCCTTTATATTCCGGGCGTTTCAGCTCGGTGCGGACGGCGTGCTGGTCGGCGGCTGCCACCCCGGTGATTGCCATTACAATACGGGCAATCTTTACGCGAGAAGACGGCTGGCCGTGACCAAGCGGATTCTGGAATTTTCCGGAATGGAACCGGGGCGGTTCCGGGTGGAGTGGATTTCCGCGTCCGAAGGCAATAAATTCGCCGAGGTTGTTACTGAATTTACGGAACAGATCAAAAATCTGGGCCCCCAGACCAAGTTCAAGATTTCACAATAG
- a CDS encoding heterodisulfide reductase has product METFLEEVNKKIHGVPLQACYHCRKCTAGCPTASHMEYNPNKVIKMIQNGQKDKVLNSSTIWLCLSCETCITRCPNKVDIARMMDVLRQMAIESGVGAHEKNILKFHQAFLAGIKRGGRINEPMMMAQYKLSSGDFFSDVTLAPGMFLKGKLSLLSPRTKDMKSVKSIFEKTNSI; this is encoded by the coding sequence ATGGAAACTTTTCTGGAAGAAGTAAACAAAAAGATTCACGGTGTGCCGTTGCAGGCCTGTTATCACTGCCGGAAGTGCACGGCCGGTTGTCCCACTGCGTCGCACATGGAATATAACCCCAACAAGGTTATTAAAATGATTCAGAACGGCCAGAAGGACAAGGTCCTGAACAGTTCGACGATCTGGCTTTGCCTGTCTTGCGAAACCTGCATCACGCGCTGCCCCAATAAGGTTGATATTGCCCGTATGATGGATGTCCTCAGACAGATGGCCATCGAATCGGGTGTTGGCGCTCACGAGAAGAATATTTTGAAGTTCCATCAGGCATTTCTTGCCGGAATCAAACGCGGCGGGCGCATCAATGAACCCATGATGATGGCTCAGTACAAACTCTCGTCGGGAGATTTCTTCTCGGATGTTACATTGGCTCCGGGTATGTTCCTGAAAGGCAAATTGTCGCTTTTATCTCCGCGGACAAAGGATATGAAATCGGTTAAAAGTATTTTTGAGAAAACGAATAGCATATAA
- a CDS encoding heterodisulfide reductase subunit B — translation MKVSYYPGCSLHATGKEYDQSMKAISRALGIELTEVDDWSCCGASSAHSTNFDLSIALSARNLISAEKNAMDVMVPCAACFNRFKMAEHHLKADKDLKAKIEDVVGARYQGGIAIRNPIDIIFNEIGIDTLAAKVVKPLTGLKPVSYYGCLLLRPPEVCEFENYENPFMLDKMMGSLGADVKNWSYKTDCCGGSLSISKTAIVVDMCDKLMGAAREAGANCVVTACPLCMANLDMRPSSGLKLPVFYFSELISLAMGLPGSAETFKSHMFDPQPLLSQLQLI, via the coding sequence TTGAAAGTTTCATATTATCCGGGCTGCTCGCTGCATGCGACGGGAAAAGAATATGATCAGTCCATGAAGGCCATCAGTCGCGCTTTAGGCATTGAACTTACAGAAGTTGATGATTGGTCCTGCTGCGGAGCATCATCCGCTCACAGCACCAATTTTGATTTGTCCATTGCCCTCTCGGCGCGCAATCTCATCTCTGCCGAGAAAAACGCAATGGATGTCATGGTGCCCTGTGCCGCCTGTTTCAATCGTTTCAAAATGGCCGAGCATCACTTAAAAGCCGACAAGGACCTCAAAGCGAAGATTGAAGATGTCGTGGGCGCCAGGTATCAGGGCGGCATTGCCATTCGCAATCCCATTGATATCATCTTCAACGAAATCGGCATTGACACGCTGGCCGCGAAGGTCGTAAAGCCCTTGACCGGACTCAAGCCTGTTTCTTATTATGGTTGCCTCCTGCTTCGTCCGCCCGAGGTCTGTGAGTTTGAAAACTACGAAAACCCTTTCATGCTGGATAAGATGATGGGATCGCTCGGCGCTGATGTGAAGAACTGGTCTTACAAGACGGATTGCTGCGGCGGTTCGCTGTCGATCAGCAAAACAGCCATCGTTGTTGATATGTGCGACAAGCTGATGGGCGCCGCCCGCGAGGCCGGAGCCAACTGTGTCGTGACAGCCTGTCCGCTTTGCATGGCCAACTTGGATATGCGGCCTTCAAGTGGTTTAAAGCTGCCGGTATTTTATTTTTCAGAATTGATTTCACTGGCTATGGGCCTTCCCGGATCGGCGGAAACTTTCAAGTCGCACATGTTTGATCCTCAGCCGCTTTTGAGCCAGTTACAGTTGATTTAA
- a CDS encoding heterodisulfide reductase subunit F, translating to MQNPYIPYPVIVDKIITEVDTKDIKTFRFKFVNPEDEQKYAYIPGQFGELSIYGKGESPIGIASSPTQKGYVEFTVQKAGVVTQALHEMEEGEVMGLRGPLGNSWPLEFLEGKNIVIVGGGFAFTTLRSLINYMIFGDNRKRFGNITVIYGARNPGLLLYKDELIEWQKRDDLNINVTVDKGDATWKGKEGFVPAVCKEVAPSKENAVAVICGPPVMIRFTLPVFFELGFTKENIISSLEMRMKCGIGKCGRCNVGSKYVCKDGPVFSLAELDKLTPEY from the coding sequence ATGCAAAACCCGTATATTCCTTATCCTGTCATTGTGGATAAAATCATTACTGAGGTCGATACCAAAGACATCAAAACGTTTCGTTTTAAGTTCGTCAACCCGGAAGATGAACAGAAATATGCTTACATTCCCGGTCAGTTTGGTGAACTCTCCATTTACGGTAAAGGCGAGTCGCCCATCGGTATCGCTTCTTCTCCGACGCAAAAAGGTTATGTTGAATTCACCGTGCAGAAAGCCGGCGTGGTCACCCAGGCACTCCATGAAATGGAAGAAGGCGAAGTGATGGGGCTCCGCGGTCCGCTGGGCAATTCCTGGCCGCTGGAATTTCTGGAGGGAAAGAACATCGTGATTGTTGGCGGTGGTTTCGCTTTCACCACGCTGCGGTCTCTGATCAATTACATGATTTTCGGCGACAACCGGAAGCGTTTCGGTAACATTACCGTGATTTACGGTGCAAGAAATCCCGGTCTGCTGCTTTATAAAGATGAATTGATTGAATGGCAGAAAAGGGATGATCTGAATATCAATGTCACCGTTGATAAAGGCGACGCCACTTGGAAGGGTAAGGAAGGTTTTGTCCCCGCCGTATGTAAGGAAGTTGCCCCCAGCAAGGAAAATGCGGTGGCTGTGATCTGCGGTCCTCCGGTGATGATTCGTTTTACGCTGCCGGTATTCTTTGAACTGGGATTCACCAAGGAGAACATCATCAGTTCTCTGGAAATGCGCATGAAGTGCGGTATCGGCAAGTGCGGCCGATGCAACGTCGGGAGCAAGTATGTCTGCAAGGACGGGCCGGTCTTCTCTCTGGCGGAACTGGATAAGCTGACTCCGGAATATTAG
- a CDS encoding heterodisulfide reductase subunit F: MTNNNPYIPMPVEISKIIDEVDTHDIKTFRFTFLNKEDEKKFVYLPGQFAELSIYGKGESPIGIASSPTDPGYVEFTVQRAGAVVPGLVTAALHDMEEGGKIGLRGPLGHPWPIEFLENKNIVVVGGGFAFTTLRSLINYMLHEDNRSRFGEITVIYGARNPGLLLYKDELARWEKRNDIKTVITVDKGDATWKGREGFVPAVCKEVAPSPAKTVAVICGPPIMIKFTLPVFFELGFSKENILTSLEMRMKCGIGKCGRCNVGYKYVCSDGPVFSLAELEELPRDF; encoded by the coding sequence ATGACAAACAATAACCCTTACATTCCCATGCCCGTAGAGATATCCAAAATCATCGACGAAGTGGATACGCACGATATTAAAACCTTCCGTTTTACGTTTCTGAATAAGGAAGATGAAAAAAAATTCGTCTATCTGCCCGGCCAATTCGCTGAATTATCCATTTACGGAAAAGGGGAATCGCCGATCGGCATCGCCTCGTCGCCAACCGATCCGGGCTACGTGGAGTTTACGGTGCAAAGAGCCGGAGCCGTTGTGCCCGGCCTGGTGACGGCCGCCCTGCATGATATGGAGGAAGGCGGTAAAATCGGTTTGCGGGGGCCCCTGGGGCATCCCTGGCCGATTGAATTTCTGGAGAATAAAAACATTGTTGTGGTCGGCGGCGGCTTTGCTTTCACCACACTGAGATCGCTGATCAACTACATGCTGCATGAGGACAACCGTTCGCGTTTCGGTGAAATCACCGTCATCTATGGCGCGAGAAACCCCGGCCTGCTTCTGTATAAGGATGAGCTGGCCCGGTGGGAAAAAAGAAACGACATTAAAACAGTCATAACCGTTGATAAAGGCGACGCAACCTGGAAGGGCAGGGAAGGCTTTGTTCCTGCTGTTTGCAAGGAAGTTGCTCCGTCGCCTGCAAAAACTGTTGCCGTGATCTGTGGTCCGCCCATCATGATCAAGTTTACGCTCCCGGTGTTTTTTGAACTGGGCTTTTCCAAGGAAAACATCCTGACGTCGCTGGAAATGCGCATGAAATGCGGCATCGGGAAATGCGGCCGCTGCAACGTCGGCTACAAATACGTTTGTTCAGACGGACCGGTGTTTTCGCTGGCCGAGTTGGAAGAACTGCCGCGCGACTTTTGA
- a CDS encoding disulfide reductase, with protein sequence MSRIGVFVCHCGLNIAKTVRVSELAQFAATLPDVVVAKDYKFMCSTPGQEMIANDIKEHKLDRVIVTACSPLMHEQTFRKVLAASGLNQYLLTIVNIREQVSWVTHDIEEGTAKAKAVLNGAVYRARLLAPLTSRVIDVNPDVMVVGAGIAGIQAALELANTGKKVYLVEKNSTIGGHMAQFDKTFPTLDCSACILTPKMDSVLQHKNITMMTSCEVSEVKGFVGNFDITVRQKARYVDHSKCNACLACTEKCPGKGVSEWDEGLVKRKAIYIPFPQAVPQKPVIDRESCTFFKKGKCRLCEKVCEQKAIDFDEQDTFSTVKVGAVIVATGYDLMDTRELIQYGYGKYPGVYNALEVERLFNSAGPTGGKVTLRDGKEPQAIAILHCIGSRDKNNCEHCSRVCCMYSLKFAHLFKEKTSADVYQFYIDMRAAGKGYEEFYNRIIEEDVKFIRGKGARVAGSADEPGRLIVEAEDTITGKFIRLPVDMVVLSPAIVPRADSKDLARLFNLSTDKQGFFMERHPKLAPLSTMSEGIFIAGVCQSPKDIPDTVAQANGAAAEALTIVVKDKMELEATTAMVNPASCCGCQNCVRVCPYGAPSYNAEKRVSEINEALCKGCGLCASVCPSSAIIARHFTNDQVLAEMEGLMEF encoded by the coding sequence ATGAGCAGAATTGGTGTTTTTGTTTGCCACTGCGGTTTAAATATAGCCAAGACGGTTCGGGTAAGTGAGCTGGCCCAGTTCGCGGCCACACTGCCGGATGTTGTTGTCGCGAAGGATTACAAGTTCATGTGTTCCACGCCCGGTCAGGAAATGATCGCCAATGATATCAAAGAACATAAACTGGATCGCGTCATTGTGACAGCCTGTTCGCCTTTGATGCATGAACAGACGTTTCGCAAGGTTCTGGCGGCTTCCGGCCTCAATCAGTATTTGTTGACCATCGTGAATATCCGCGAACAGGTCTCCTGGGTCACGCATGACATTGAAGAAGGCACGGCCAAGGCCAAGGCGGTCTTAAACGGTGCAGTGTATCGGGCCAGACTCCTCGCTCCGCTGACGTCGCGCGTGATTGACGTCAATCCCGATGTGATGGTCGTAGGCGCCGGCATCGCCGGCATTCAGGCGGCACTGGAACTGGCCAATACCGGCAAGAAGGTCTATCTCGTCGAAAAGAATTCCACTATCGGCGGCCATATGGCGCAGTTTGACAAGACCTTTCCCACGCTGGACTGCTCCGCCTGTATTCTGACGCCCAAGATGGATTCCGTTCTCCAGCATAAAAACATTACCATGATGACCTCCTGTGAAGTCAGCGAGGTCAAGGGATTTGTCGGTAACTTTGATATCACCGTCCGGCAGAAAGCGCGTTATGTTGATCACAGCAAATGTAATGCCTGTCTTGCGTGTACGGAGAAATGCCCCGGTAAAGGCGTGTCGGAATGGGATGAAGGCCTGGTGAAAAGAAAGGCCATTTACATACCTTTCCCGCAGGCCGTGCCTCAAAAGCCGGTCATTGACCGGGAATCCTGTACCTTCTTTAAAAAAGGCAAATGCCGGCTGTGCGAGAAAGTATGCGAACAGAAGGCGATTGATTTTGATGAGCAGGACACCTTCAGCACGGTGAAAGTGGGAGCCGTCATTGTCGCCACGGGTTATGATCTGATGGATACCCGGGAACTCATTCAATATGGCTACGGTAAATATCCCGGTGTGTATAATGCTCTGGAAGTGGAAAGGCTCTTTAATTCCGCAGGCCCCACCGGCGGCAAAGTGACGCTCCGGGACGGCAAGGAGCCTCAGGCCATCGCCATCCTGCACTGTATCGGCAGCCGCGATAAAAATAATTGCGAACATTGCAGCCGCGTCTGCTGCATGTATTCGCTGAAATTTGCGCATCTGTTCAAGGAAAAAACGTCAGCCGACGTTTATCAGTTCTACATTGATATGCGGGCCGCCGGCAAAGGGTATGAAGAATTTTACAATCGTATAATCGAAGAAGACGTGAAGTTCATTCGCGGCAAGGGCGCCCGCGTGGCCGGGAGCGCCGATGAACCCGGCCGTTTGATTGTAGAAGCGGAAGATACCATTACCGGAAAATTTATCAGGCTGCCGGTGGATATGGTGGTGTTGTCCCCGGCCATCGTGCCGCGGGCGGATTCCAAGGATTTGGCCAGGCTTTTCAATTTAAGCACCGACAAGCAGGGTTTCTTCATGGAACGGCATCCGAAGCTGGCGCCTCTGTCCACGATGTCCGAAGGCATCTTTATTGCGGGCGTCTGTCAGAGCCCGAAGGATATTCCCGATACCGTGGCTCAGGCCAACGGCGCGGCGGCGGAAGCTTTGACGATTGTGGTCAAGGATAAGATGGAACTGGAAGCGACGACAGCCATGGTGAATCCCGCGTCGTGTTGCGGTTGTCAGAATTGCGTGCGTGTCTGCCCCTATGGCGCGCCTTCCTATAACGCCGAGAAGCGGGTTTCGGAAATCAATGAAGCGTTATGTAAAGGCTGCGGACTTTGCGCGTCCGTTTGTCCGAGTTCGGCGATTATCGCGAGACACTTTACGAATGACCAGGTCTTGGCCGAGATGGAAGGCCTCATGGAGTTCTAG
- a CDS encoding cyclic nucleotide-binding protein has protein sequence MSQTVTPYLEMSQAIMDAGGEALKKCYQCGTCSGTCPWTPITHFNIRKLVRFGQLGLDGIEEFMWGCSTCKFCVERCPRGVEIIDVVTAIRNVYSGGGMLPQSLRAFVGSLSARGNPWSGDQSKRNDWAKEKYPLYTPDKDYLFWSCCTVCYDPRNNRLAKAAAEVLNLSGLSWGLPSLDVNCCGESLKKVGDLDLFERLKNNNLNYFKSQGISKIITVSPHCLASFNKDYGEDYDVLHLSELMAKFVEEGKLKPKKDIGGVKVTYHDPCYLGRHSKVYDAPRTVLKSIPGLEFVEMERNSEESMCCGGGGGGLWMEKLKGERLSDLRIEEALSTGAKVLATACPYCITMFEDSIRTLNADDQIKVKDVTELLLESLDISIDEPVVDTCALVPPSGD, from the coding sequence ATGTCACAAACAGTTACACCGTATCTGGAAATGTCCCAGGCGATTATGGACGCGGGTGGCGAAGCGCTGAAAAAATGTTATCAGTGCGGCACCTGTTCCGGCACTTGCCCCTGGACGCCCATCACGCATTTTAACATCCGCAAGCTTGTGCGCTTCGGCCAGCTGGGCCTGGATGGTATTGAGGAGTTCATGTGGGGCTGCTCCACCTGCAAATTCTGCGTCGAGCGCTGCCCCCGCGGCGTGGAAATCATCGACGTTGTTACGGCCATTCGCAATGTTTACAGCGGCGGCGGCATGCTGCCGCAGAGTTTGCGGGCCTTTGTCGGATCGCTTTCGGCGCGCGGCAATCCCTGGTCCGGCGATCAATCCAAGCGCAACGACTGGGCCAAGGAAAAATACCCTCTTTACACACCGGATAAAGACTATCTGTTCTGGAGCTGCTGCACGGTTTGTTACGATCCCCGCAACAACCGTCTGGCCAAAGCCGCGGCGGAAGTACTAAACCTGTCGGGCTTGAGTTGGGGGCTGCCTTCGCTTGATGTTAACTGCTGCGGCGAGAGCTTAAAAAAAGTTGGTGATCTGGATCTTTTTGAAAGACTCAAAAACAATAATCTGAACTATTTCAAGTCACAGGGTATTTCTAAAATTATTACCGTGTCTCCACACTGCCTGGCGTCCTTCAATAAGGATTACGGCGAGGATTATGACGTGCTCCATCTGAGCGAACTGATGGCGAAGTTTGTGGAAGAAGGTAAATTAAAGCCCAAAAAAGATATTGGCGGCGTCAAGGTTACTTACCACGATCCCTGCTACCTTGGCCGGCACAGCAAAGTTTATGACGCACCGCGTACTGTGCTCAAGTCCATCCCGGGGCTTGAATTTGTCGAGATGGAACGCAACAGCGAAGAGAGCATGTGCTGCGGCGGCGGCGGCGGCGGATTGTGGATGGAGAAACTGAAAGGCGAGCGTTTAAGCGATCTGAGAATTGAAGAAGCGTTGTCAACCGGAGCGAAAGTTCTGGCCACGGCCTGTCCGTATTGCATCACCATGTTTGAAGACAGCATCCGGACGCTGAATGCCGATGATCAGATCAAGGTAAAGGATGTGACGGAGCTTCTTCTGGAGAGTCTGGATATCAGCATCGACGAGCCGGTTGTGGATACGTGCGCCCTCGTGCCACCTTCAGGTGATTAG